The proteins below are encoded in one region of Oryzias melastigma strain HK-1 linkage group LG9, ASM292280v2, whole genome shotgun sequence:
- the LOC112136369 gene encoding nuclear factor 7, brain-like gives MAERNAFLESFLSCHVCSETFKDPVTLKCNHNFCSSCLQELWKQAQSKKCPICRKKSSKKNTRLNFSLKELADSFAGRPKPGPSETEEQVMEVCEKHPGEVKLFCKDEQRPVCPVCEFSQHQSHKVVSVEEAVRDLKEELKSDIKSLTDKKNECRRVEEKFKLVIQHFEKQQLSAERQIRAEFNKLHQFLKEEEESRVSALREEEEQKRKTVGRAMKKIQEQMSSLSESIAAVEAELQKNEEAFLCTYKGVQNRARTQSSLTEPQLLSGALIDVAKHVGNLSFRVWEKMREKVHFHPVLLDPNTANRWLLLSEDLTSVRNGETSQHPPDNPERNLKYSNVFGSEGFSSGRHSWEVEVGDHPHWNIGVANESVNRKEECSASPKYGIWCLVHRDGKYTNGDGEFLAVTTSLQKIRVQLDYDGGEVTFSNSADMTNIYTHRHTFTQKLLPYFCAGKSRDPKTSQLQICPID, from the coding sequence ATGGCTGAGAGAAACGCTTTTCTGGAATCTTTCCTGAGCTGTCACGTTTGTTCAGAGACTTTCAAAGATCCTGTGACTCTGAAGTGCAACCACAACTTCTGCTCCAGCTGCCTGCAGGAGCTCTGGAAACAAGCGCAAAGCAAAAAGTGTCCCATCTGTAGAAAGAAATCCTCTAAAAAGAACACGCGGCTGAACTTCAGCCTGAAGGAACTGGCCGACTCGTTTGCTGGAAGACCAAAACCTGGACCATCAGAGACAGAAGAACAGGTCATGGAGGTCTGTGAGAAACATCCAGGAGAAGTTAAGCTGTTCTGTAAAGACGAGCAGAGACCTGTGTGTCCCGTCTGCGAGTTCTCTCAGCACCAGAGTCACAAAGTGGTTTCTGTAGAAGAAGCCGTCAGAGacctgaaggaggagctgaaatCAGACATTAAGTCTCTCACTGACAAGAAGAACGAATGCAGACGAGTGGAGGAGAAGTTTAAACTTGTGATTCAACACTTTgagaagcagcagctgtccGCGGAGAGACAGATCCGAGCAGAGTTCAACAAGCTCCACCAGttcctgaaggaggaggaggagtccagAGTGTCCGCtctgagggaggaagaggagcagaagagGAAGACTGTGGGCAGAGCGATGAAGAAGATCCAGGAGCAGATGTCCTCTCTGTCAGAAAGCATTGCTGCTGttgaagcagagctgcagaaaaacGAAGAGGCGTTCCTCTGCACTTATAAAGGTGTCCAGAACCGAGCCAGAACCCAGAGCTCGCTGACAGAACCTCAGCTGCTCTCAGGAGCTCTGATAGATGTGGCCAAACATGTGGGCAACCTGTCCTTCAGAGTCTGGGAGAAGATGAGGGAGAAGGTCCACTTCCACCCGGTCCTCCTGGACCCAAACACTGCAAACAGATGGCTTCTTCTGTCTGAGGATCTGACCTCCGTCAGGAATGGAGAAACTTCCCAGCATCCTCCAGACAATCCGGAGAGAAACCTGAAATACAGTAACGTGTTCGGCTCTGAGGGCTTCAGCTCCGGGAGACACAGctgggaggtggaggtgggagaTCATCCTCACTGGAACATCGGAGTGGCCAACGAGTCCGTCAACAGGAAGGAGGAGTGTTCCGCTTCTCCAAAATATGGAATCTGGTGTTTGGTTCACCGGGATGGAAAATACACAAACGGTGACGGAGAGTTTCTGGCTGTGACCACGAGTCTGCAGAAGATCAGAGTCCAGCTGGACTACGACGGCGGGGAGGTGACCTTCTCCAACTCTGCAGACATGACGAACATCTACACTCACAGACATACGTTCACCCAGAAACTTCTCCCCTATTTCTGCGCTGGAAAATCCAGAGATCCAAAAACATCCCAACTCCAAATCTGTCCCATTGACTGA